A stretch of Colletotrichum lupini chromosome 2, complete sequence DNA encodes these proteins:
- a CDS encoding tetratricopeptide, with product MSLKQEIETWVSALGRYDNNEFDEALEDFERISDTSKILFNMGVIHATLGEHEKAVECYQRAIKLDQYLAVAYFQQGVSNFLLGDFEEALANFNDTLLYLRGNTMIDYAQLGLLFKLYSCEVLFNRGLCYIYLQQKDAGMQDLSYAVKEKVVEDHNVIDEAVREEAEGYTVFSIPVGVVYRPNEAKVRNLKTKDYLGKARLVAASDRANAFTGFAGSEIKNAGKNDVKDDRPADNISFAATNLVKPGLASRRQQSEPPNGRGVFPPTPPPDQVEANNTGAMSRGQSVRNGPKPMLAKLNIENSRPNERYQKTSSPNDRRGPPPMMRSESRSATPSRGYSRRDLQMRGRPADEDAEDAYPDELYDMYQSGGGGGGNSTRTSRQASRRQPQRYMDEEDDGSDYGSFDEGDFEMVSNNRRPGTNSMSSRGGSRRPEVRKIRVKVHADDVRYIMVGAAVEFPDFVDRIREKFDLGPRNYVDDYTPTKPVTT from the exons ATGTCATTGAAGCAG GAAATAGAAACGTGGGTGTCGGCCTTGGGCCGGTACGACAACAATGAATTCGATGAGGCCCTCGAGGATTTTGAGAGGATCTCCGACACATCAAAAATTCTCTTCAATATGGGTGTTATTCACGCCACCTTGGGAGAGCACGAGAAAGCT GTCGAATGTTACCAACGAGCAATCAAGCTCGACCAGTACCTTGCTGTCGCCTACTTCCAGCAAGGCGTCTCAAATTTCCTGCTCGGCGATTTCGAAGAGGCACTGGCCAACTTCAATGACACTCTTCTCTACCTGCGAGGAAACACCATGATCGACTACGCCCAATTGGGTCTGCTCTTCAAGCTCTACTCTTGCGAGGTGCTCTTCAACAGAGGTCTCTGTTACATCTACCTGCAACAGAAAGATGCTGGTATGCAGGATCTATCGTACGCTGTCAAGGAGAAGGTGGTAGAGGACCACAACGTTATCGATGAGGCGGTCCGTGAGGAGGCAGAG GGATACACTGTTTTCTCGATTCCCGTCGGTGTTGTGTACCGACCGAACGAAGCAAAGGTTCGCAACCTCAAGACAAAGGACTACCTTGGAAAGGCTAGGCTAGTCGCCGCCTCCGATCGCGCGAACGCCTTCACAGGCTTTGCCGGGTCCGAGATCAAGAAT GCTGGCAAGAACGACGTCAAGGACGACAGACCAGCTGACAATATTTCCTTCGCTGCAACCAACCTAGTCAAACCTGGCCTGGCCTCTAGAAGACAACAGTCTGAGCCGCCCAACGGCCGCGGTGTCTTCCCCCCTACCCCTCCCCCGGACCAGGTCGAGGCCAACAATACCGGTGCCATGTCTCGTGGACAATCCGTCCGTAATGGACCCAAGCCGATGCTTGCGAAGTTGAACATCGAGAACTCCAGGCCCAACGAACGGTACCAAAAGACGAGCAGCCCCAACGACCGTAGGGGACCTCCGCCCATGATGAGATCCGAGTCACGGTCGGCAACTCCTAGCAGAGGATACTCGAGACGCGACTTGCAGATGCGCGGCCGGCCTGCTGACGAAGATGCCGAGGACGCCTACCCTGATGAGCTTTACGACATGTACCAgagcggtggtggtggtggtggcaaCAGTACAAGAACCAGCCGCCAAGCCTCCCGCCGCCAGCCCCAGCGATACATGGACGAGGAAGACGATGGCTCCGACTACGGCTCCTTTGATGAGGGTGACTTCGAGATGGTTTCCAACAACAGACGTCCAGGCACGAACTCAATGTCCTCCCGTGGCGGTTCAAGGAGACCTGAAGTTCGCAAGATCCGTGTCAAGGTGCACGCCGATGATGTTCGATACATCATGGTGGGCGCAGCAGTCGAGTTTCCCGACTTTGTTGACCGCATCCGTGAGAAGTTTG ATCTGGGTCCAAGAAATTATGTAGACGATTATACCCCAACCAAGCCTGTGACGACGTAA